A genomic stretch from Mycobacterium cookii includes:
- a CDS encoding FAD-binding protein, translating into MSTQWDRSVDLLIAGSGGGGMVAGLAALDCGLEPLVIEKQALVGGSTGLSGGIVWLPNNPLMRAEGVADSHEDGLAYLADVVGDIGAPSSPERREMFLTAGYEMINFLVRKGVQLIRCDGWSDYYPNHKGGNASGRAIEGIPFDAAELGSWHDKVQPPLAKNYGYVVLTNELRSVQYYNRAPRAFAVATKVFARTAAARLRRRQILTNGASLIGQMLKALISLSGGQPPLWTNAAMDDLIVDDGRVVGARIVRDGVPMNIEARRGVLLAAGGFGHNADMRRRYSGDQPNEAQWSIANAGDTGEVLQTAMRLGAKTDLLDEAWWLPSVFIANGGAVAASLGSGRQRPGAIYVDSTGRRFCNESNSYVEVGKAMYANKAVPCWMIFDDGYVHRYVTGTNPLKRNQNLPPALIESGAVKRGQTIADLADQIDVSADKLTDTVARFNRFAAKGLDPDFGRGQSAYNDCLGDPGYRPNAAIGPLDRAPYYATRVLPADVGTCGGVITNEYAQVLDEHDRVIEGLYATGNTTATVMGRTYPGAGASIASSMVFGYVAARHAAGRKLAGEMSR; encoded by the coding sequence ATGAGCACGCAATGGGACCGATCCGTCGACCTGTTGATCGCCGGCAGCGGGGGCGGCGGCATGGTGGCCGGGCTCGCCGCGCTCGATTGCGGGCTGGAGCCGCTGGTGATCGAAAAGCAAGCGCTGGTGGGCGGATCGACGGGGCTCTCCGGTGGGATCGTCTGGCTGCCGAACAATCCGCTGATGCGGGCCGAGGGCGTCGCCGACTCGCACGAGGACGGCCTGGCCTACCTCGCCGACGTCGTCGGTGACATCGGTGCGCCGTCGTCACCCGAGCGTCGCGAGATGTTCCTCACCGCGGGCTACGAGATGATCAACTTCCTGGTCCGCAAAGGGGTTCAGCTGATCCGCTGTGACGGCTGGAGCGACTACTACCCGAATCACAAGGGCGGCAACGCATCCGGCCGGGCCATCGAGGGAATTCCGTTCGATGCGGCCGAGTTGGGCAGCTGGCATGACAAAGTCCAGCCGCCGCTGGCCAAGAACTACGGGTACGTGGTGTTGACCAACGAGCTCCGCTCCGTGCAGTACTACAACCGCGCGCCGCGCGCGTTCGCGGTCGCGACAAAGGTGTTCGCGCGCACCGCGGCGGCGCGCCTCCGCCGGCGCCAGATCCTCACCAACGGAGCGTCATTGATCGGTCAGATGCTCAAGGCGCTGATCAGTCTCAGCGGGGGCCAGCCACCGCTGTGGACCAACGCCGCGATGGACGACCTCATCGTCGACGACGGCCGCGTTGTCGGAGCACGCATCGTCCGCGACGGGGTGCCGATGAACATCGAAGCGCGCAGGGGAGTCCTGTTGGCGGCGGGCGGCTTCGGCCACAACGCCGACATGCGCCGTCGCTACAGCGGTGACCAGCCCAACGAGGCGCAGTGGTCGATCGCCAACGCCGGCGACACCGGCGAAGTGCTGCAAACCGCGATGCGGCTGGGCGCCAAGACCGATCTGCTGGACGAAGCATGGTGGCTGCCTTCGGTTTTCATCGCCAACGGTGGTGCGGTGGCCGCGTCGCTGGGCTCCGGACGGCAGCGCCCGGGGGCGATCTACGTCGACTCGACGGGCCGGCGGTTCTGCAACGAGTCCAACTCCTACGTCGAGGTCGGCAAGGCGATGTACGCCAACAAGGCCGTCCCGTGCTGGATGATTTTCGACGACGGTTACGTGCACCGATACGTCACCGGGACCAACCCGCTCAAACGCAATCAGAACCTGCCGCCCGCATTGATCGAGAGCGGCGCGGTCAAGCGCGGTCAGACGATCGCCGATCTCGCGGACCAAATCGACGTTTCCGCAGACAAACTCACGGACACCGTTGCCCGCTTCAATCGATTCGCCGCCAAAGGCCTCGATCCCGACTTCGGCCGCGGCCAGTCCGCCTACAACGACTGCCTCGGCGATCCCGGGTACCGGCCCAACGCCGCGATCGGCCCGCTGGACCGGGCGCCGTACTACGCGACCAGGGTGCTGCCCGCGGACGTTGGCACGTGCGGCGGCGTGATCACCAACGAGTACGCGCAGGTGCTCGACGAACACGACCGCGTGATCGAGGGCTTGTACGCGACGGGCAACACGACGGCGACCGTGATGGGCCGGACGTATCCGGGTGCCGGCGCCAGCATCGCGAGCTCAATGGTGTTCGGCTACGTGGCTGCACGCCACGCCGCCGGCCGTAAGTTGGCCGGCGAGATGAGCCGCTAG
- a CDS encoding aromatic ring-hydroxylating oxygenase subunit alpha produces the protein MVNQIPWVVDTPDRIPKQRYYDPDFYAMEAELFWPRVWQMACRLEEIPKPGDFVEYEILDQSIIVVRVDADTVRAYQNACRHRGVKLIEGNGSLPGARRTFVCPFHGWCWGIDGRNTFVLRPEAFAEQNMSPDELQLVSVRCELWGGCAWINLDDDAPPLRDWMEPFASTYDAWKVESLRVEWWQSCRLPVNWKLATAAFMEGYHVPQTHPQLLPSAQTGSTSEAVHPVVASSLYFMRTLGDGMGGMTHENDIRIAEGLQTITLPSDPAQALAGWRSALNDAVVGWHRARGSDMPDLNDLVRRGITDAIGFAFPHHFILPTYSSASSYRIRPLGPEETLFEIWSLTRMPADRSAGKPTPPEPRPPDDPSWPPIPAQDFSNLPRQQKGLHSRGFEYMRLSDQIEGLISNFERVVDGFLAGLPYETLVPAIQKTNTTIDVPIVDLGLTAEAR, from the coding sequence ATGGTGAACCAGATACCGTGGGTGGTCGACACCCCGGACCGGATACCCAAGCAGCGGTATTACGACCCCGACTTCTATGCGATGGAAGCCGAGTTGTTCTGGCCGCGGGTCTGGCAGATGGCCTGCCGGCTGGAGGAGATCCCCAAGCCCGGCGACTTCGTCGAATACGAGATCCTCGATCAGTCGATCATCGTCGTGCGGGTCGACGCCGACACGGTGCGGGCGTATCAGAACGCGTGCCGCCATCGCGGCGTAAAACTCATTGAGGGCAACGGCTCTCTTCCTGGAGCCCGACGCACCTTCGTCTGCCCGTTCCACGGCTGGTGCTGGGGCATCGACGGGCGTAACACCTTTGTGTTGCGGCCGGAGGCGTTCGCCGAGCAGAACATGTCGCCCGACGAGCTGCAACTCGTCTCGGTCCGCTGCGAGCTGTGGGGCGGGTGCGCCTGGATCAACCTCGACGACGACGCCCCGCCGCTGCGTGACTGGATGGAGCCCTTCGCGTCGACCTACGACGCCTGGAAAGTCGAGTCGTTGCGGGTGGAGTGGTGGCAATCCTGCCGGCTGCCGGTCAACTGGAAGCTGGCGACGGCGGCGTTCATGGAGGGCTACCACGTGCCGCAGACCCATCCGCAGCTGCTGCCGTCGGCGCAGACCGGCAGCACGTCGGAAGCGGTGCACCCGGTGGTCGCGAGCAGTCTCTACTTCATGCGCACGCTGGGCGACGGCATGGGCGGCATGACGCACGAGAACGACATCCGCATCGCCGAAGGGCTGCAGACCATCACGTTGCCGTCGGATCCGGCGCAGGCACTGGCGGGTTGGCGCAGCGCGCTCAACGACGCGGTCGTCGGCTGGCATCGGGCGAGAGGCAGCGACATGCCCGATCTCAACGATCTCGTCCGCCGCGGGATCACCGATGCGATCGGGTTCGCCTTTCCGCACCACTTCATCCTGCCGACGTACAGCAGCGCGTCGTCGTACCGCATCCGGCCGCTGGGGCCCGAGGAGACGCTGTTCGAGATCTGGTCGTTGACCCGGATGCCGGCCGACCGATCCGCGGGGAAGCCGACGCCGCCGGAGCCGCGGCCGCCCGACGATCCGAGCTGGCCGCCGATCCCGGCTCAGGACTTCTCCAACCTGCCGAGGCAGCAAAAAGGACTGCACTCCAGAGGATTTGAGTACATGCGGCTGTCGGACCAGATCGAAGGGCTGATCTCGAACTTCGAACGCGTCGTCGACGGCTTCCTCGCCGGGTTGCCGTACGAGACCCTGGTGCCCGCGATCCAAAAGACCAACACCACGATCGACGTGCCGATCGTCGACCTCGGTCTGACCGCGGAGGCGCGATGA
- a CDS encoding acyl-CoA synthetase, with the protein MNIADHAINAGQTPALIMSDGDVTSFGELYTRSQRVAAALHEAGLRRGDGVALVLPNRPEFFEITWGAQLSGLYYTAVNTHFTPDEVAYVIDDSDAKAVFVDASMAGLAAHLRGANAGVHVHIAVGGNLPGWRSFDAAVAAAGQAPELSDGSEMLYSSGTTGRPKAVRRALPADGNGSWAQSVLELALIHKYGMDSGSVYLSPAPMYHAAGVNYTMAVNRVGAAAIIMPKFDAEAVLRLIETYRVTHAQFVPTMFVRMLKLPEAVRRRYDVSSLECVIHAAAPCPVDVKQQMMDWFGPIIHEYYGGTEGFAGTTIGPREWLAHPGSVGIPMSPVHVVGEDGEEVPVGQTGELFFEGGPKFEYFKDPDKTASVSNHRGWRSLGDMGYVDEDGYLYLTDRSTFMIVSGGVNIYPQEAENLLTMHPKLVDAAVFGVPNDEFGEEVKAVVEPVDGIATGPDLEAELIEYCRTHLAGYKCPRTIEFDTLPRDPNGKLYKRRIRERYWQGRASRIV; encoded by the coding sequence GTGAACATCGCCGACCACGCGATCAACGCCGGCCAGACGCCGGCGTTGATCATGTCCGACGGCGATGTGACCTCGTTCGGCGAGCTGTACACCAGAAGCCAACGGGTCGCCGCGGCGTTGCACGAAGCGGGGCTCCGCCGGGGCGACGGCGTGGCGCTGGTCCTGCCGAACCGGCCGGAGTTCTTTGAGATCACCTGGGGCGCCCAGCTTTCCGGGTTGTACTACACCGCGGTCAACACGCATTTCACCCCGGACGAAGTCGCCTACGTCATCGACGACTCGGACGCCAAGGCGGTGTTCGTCGACGCGTCGATGGCCGGCCTGGCGGCGCACCTGCGCGGCGCCAACGCCGGGGTCCACGTGCACATTGCGGTCGGCGGCAACCTGCCGGGTTGGCGGTCGTTCGACGCCGCGGTGGCGGCCGCGGGCCAAGCGCCGGAGCTGTCGGACGGCTCGGAGATGCTGTACTCGTCGGGCACCACCGGACGGCCCAAGGCCGTTCGCCGCGCGCTTCCGGCCGACGGCAACGGGTCGTGGGCGCAGTCGGTGCTGGAGTTGGCGCTGATCCACAAGTACGGCATGGATTCCGGCAGCGTGTACCTGTCGCCCGCTCCGATGTATCACGCGGCCGGGGTGAACTACACGATGGCGGTCAACCGGGTGGGCGCCGCGGCGATCATCATGCCCAAGTTCGACGCCGAAGCCGTGCTGCGCCTGATCGAGACATATCGGGTCACCCACGCCCAGTTCGTGCCGACGATGTTCGTGCGGATGCTGAAGTTGCCCGAGGCGGTGCGGCGGCGGTACGACGTGTCGAGCCTGGAGTGCGTGATCCACGCGGCCGCACCCTGCCCGGTCGACGTCAAGCAGCAGATGATGGACTGGTTCGGTCCGATCATCCACGAATACTATGGCGGCACTGAGGGGTTCGCGGGCACGACGATCGGGCCACGCGAGTGGCTGGCGCACCCCGGCTCGGTGGGCATCCCGATGTCGCCGGTTCACGTGGTCGGCGAAGACGGGGAGGAGGTCCCGGTCGGGCAGACCGGCGAGCTCTTCTTCGAAGGCGGACCGAAGTTCGAGTACTTTAAAGACCCCGACAAAACCGCGTCGGTCTCCAATCACCGCGGCTGGCGTTCGCTGGGCGACATGGGTTACGTCGACGAGGACGGCTACCTCTACCTCACCGACCGGTCGACGTTCATGATCGTCTCCGGCGGGGTGAACATTTATCCGCAAGAGGCGGAAAACCTGCTCACCATGCATCCCAAACTTGTTGACGCCGCGGTCTTCGGCGTCCCCAATGACGAGTTCGGCGAAGAGGTGAAGGCCGTCGTGGAGCCGGTCGACGGCATCGCAACCGGGCCGGACCTCGAAGCCGAGCTGATCGAATATTGCCGAACCCACCTCGCGGGCTACAAATGCCCGCGCACAATCGAATTCGACACCCTGCCGCGGGACCCGAACGGCAAGCTGTACAAGAGGCGGATCCGCGAACGCTACTGGCAAGGTCGGGCGTCCCGGATCGTATGA
- a CDS encoding enoyl-CoA hydratase-related protein: MDLNETRERIIYQKDGPIAKITLNWPEKANAQDQKLAEEVDAALLDADRDYDIKVLVLKANGKGFCSGHAIGNNAVDYPAFVEGALKMGHPWKPQNDLFVKPTLNLWEFSKPTIAQVHGYCVGGGTHMGLTTDIVIASEDAYFSYPPLQGFGMPSGECSIEPWVFMNWRRAAYYLFTAEVIDAKKALEVGLVNEVVKREDLDARVDAIARHIAQAPLTTLMLTKANLKRAWELMGMRVHWQSSNDLVALASISKDVQQLIQTVFKDKVLPSEHARRQAAAAASSDGATS; the protein is encoded by the coding sequence ATGGACCTCAACGAGACTCGTGAACGAATTATCTACCAAAAAGATGGGCCGATCGCCAAGATCACGCTCAACTGGCCGGAGAAGGCCAACGCTCAGGACCAGAAGCTGGCCGAGGAGGTCGACGCCGCGTTGCTGGATGCCGACCGCGACTACGACATCAAGGTCTTGGTGCTCAAGGCCAACGGCAAGGGCTTCTGCTCCGGGCATGCGATCGGCAACAACGCCGTCGACTATCCAGCGTTCGTCGAGGGCGCCCTGAAGATGGGACACCCTTGGAAACCGCAGAATGATCTGTTCGTCAAGCCGACCCTGAACCTGTGGGAGTTCTCCAAGCCGACCATCGCGCAGGTGCACGGCTACTGTGTGGGCGGCGGTACGCACATGGGCCTGACCACCGACATCGTCATCGCCTCCGAGGATGCCTACTTCTCCTACCCGCCGCTGCAAGGCTTTGGCATGCCCTCCGGCGAATGTTCCATCGAGCCTTGGGTGTTCATGAACTGGCGCCGCGCCGCCTACTACCTGTTCACCGCCGAGGTGATCGACGCCAAGAAGGCCCTTGAGGTCGGCCTCGTCAACGAGGTGGTCAAGCGGGAGGACCTCGACGCGCGCGTCGACGCGATCGCCCGCCACATCGCGCAGGCACCGTTGACCACGCTGATGCTCACCAAGGCCAACCTGAAGCGAGCCTGGGAGCTGATGGGCATGCGGGTGCACTGGCAGAGTTCCAACGACCTCGTCGCGCTCGCCTCGATCAGCAAGGATGTGCAGCAACTGATTCAGACCGTGTTCAAGGACAAGGTGCTGCCGTCCGAGCACGCCCGTAGGCAGGCCGCCGCTGCCGCGTCGAGCGACGGCGCCACCAGCTAG
- a CDS encoding lipoyl domain-containing protein, whose amino-acid sequence MADFIIRIPRVSVAVAEAELTDLLVAAGEHVDEGTPIFVIATEKVEQEIEAGASGTVQWTGQVGTTYDIGAEIGVITA is encoded by the coding sequence ATGGCTGACTTCATCATTCGCATACCGCGGGTATCGGTGGCCGTCGCCGAAGCCGAGCTCACCGACCTGCTCGTCGCTGCGGGGGAGCACGTCGACGAAGGCACACCGATCTTCGTGATCGCCACCGAGAAAGTGGAGCAGGAAATCGAAGCCGGCGCCTCGGGCACCGTGCAATGGACAGGTCAAGTTGGGACCACCTACGACATCGGCGCAGAAATCGGCGTCATCACTGCCTAG
- a CDS encoding alpha-ketoacid dehydrogenase subunit beta, producing the protein MADKEMTMREALNLALDHALQTDDRVFLLGEDIADPGASGPTAGLSTKYGHDRVLDTPISEAAIVGAAIGAAIDGMLPVAEIMIMDFIGIAADQLINNAAKLRFMTAGRTTAPITIRTQVYAGLATGATHSQSLEAWFMHIPGMKVIVPSTPRDGKGLLTSAIFDEDPCLFVETVRLQSKKGPVPVDPGFAIPLGVADIKRPGADVSLISYGRAVHDALAAAESLAEQGVSAEVVDLRTLLPLDVETVIESVRRTRRAVIVHDAVQFAGPGAEVAAVLQAELFGELAAPIERVGARFVPNPAAAALEAQVYPSPARVVAAAQRTLARAGSHG; encoded by the coding sequence ATGGCAGACAAAGAGATGACGATGCGCGAGGCGCTGAACCTCGCGTTGGACCACGCGCTGCAGACCGACGACAGAGTATTTCTGCTCGGCGAGGACATCGCCGACCCCGGAGCGTCGGGTCCCACTGCGGGGTTGTCGACGAAGTACGGCCACGACCGAGTATTGGATACACCGATTTCGGAGGCGGCCATCGTCGGCGCGGCGATCGGCGCGGCCATCGACGGAATGCTGCCGGTGGCCGAGATCATGATCATGGATTTCATCGGCATCGCTGCCGACCAGCTGATCAACAACGCCGCCAAGCTGCGATTCATGACCGCCGGGCGCACCACGGCGCCGATCACCATCCGCACCCAGGTCTATGCCGGATTGGCCACGGGTGCAACGCATTCGCAGAGCCTGGAAGCGTGGTTCATGCACATTCCGGGCATGAAGGTGATCGTGCCGTCCACGCCGCGCGACGGCAAAGGCCTGCTGACGTCGGCGATCTTCGACGAAGACCCGTGTCTGTTCGTGGAAACGGTTCGGTTGCAGAGCAAGAAGGGGCCGGTTCCAGTCGACCCCGGCTTCGCGATTCCGTTGGGCGTTGCCGACATCAAGCGGCCGGGCGCCGACGTGAGCCTGATCAGCTATGGCCGCGCCGTGCACGACGCGCTAGCCGCCGCGGAGTCGCTGGCCGAACAAGGCGTCAGCGCGGAGGTCGTCGATCTGCGGACCCTGCTCCCACTCGACGTCGAGACGGTCATCGAGTCGGTGCGCCGGACCCGCCGGGCCGTGATCGTGCACGACGCGGTGCAATTCGCCGGACCGGGAGCGGAGGTCGCCGCGGTCTTGCAGGCCGAACTGTTCGGTGAGCTGGCCGCGCCGATCGAACGAGTGGGCGCCCGATTCGTGCCCAATCCCGCCGCGGCCGCACTGGAAGCGCAGGTATACCCGTCGCCGGCGCGGGTCGTCGCCGCCGCTCAGCGCACGCTGGCGAGAGCGGGATCCCATGGCTGA
- a CDS encoding thiamine pyrophosphate-dependent dehydrogenase E1 component subunit alpha, with the protein MVLMKAADDRLSKGIGTGEFMCVYWPSRGQEAIAAAMGVALRPDDQLVTTYRGLHDLIGKGVPLEEIYGEMMGRTTGASRGKGGTMHIAKPDKGVMLSTGIVGAGPPVAVGLAMSAKRKGTDRVTVVSFGDGATNTGSFHEAANMAALWDLPVVFVCQNNLYAEMTPTSDTMKIEHVADRAAGYGMPGVRVDGNDPLAVKDALDEALRRARDGDGPTFIECVTFRFRGHYFGDRMPYIPKEQLTAAMDADPVPKFRARLAEAGICDEAELDAIDQDALATVEAALQTVMASDSPSVDELDRDVYATPIKFPV; encoded by the coding sequence ATGGTGCTGATGAAGGCGGCCGACGACCGGCTGTCCAAAGGCATCGGCACCGGCGAATTCATGTGCGTGTACTGGCCGTCCCGTGGGCAGGAGGCGATCGCCGCGGCGATGGGCGTCGCGCTGCGTCCCGACGATCAACTCGTCACCACCTACCGCGGGTTGCACGACCTGATCGGCAAAGGTGTGCCGCTCGAGGAGATCTACGGCGAGATGATGGGCCGCACCACCGGCGCCAGCCGCGGCAAGGGCGGCACCATGCACATCGCCAAACCGGACAAGGGAGTGATGCTGTCGACCGGCATCGTAGGTGCCGGACCGCCGGTGGCCGTGGGTCTGGCGATGTCGGCCAAACGCAAAGGCACAGACCGCGTCACGGTGGTCAGCTTCGGCGACGGCGCCACCAACACCGGGTCGTTTCACGAGGCGGCCAACATGGCGGCGCTGTGGGATTTGCCGGTGGTGTTCGTGTGTCAGAACAACCTCTATGCGGAGATGACGCCCACCAGCGACACCATGAAGATCGAGCACGTCGCCGACCGGGCGGCCGGCTACGGCATGCCCGGCGTGCGGGTCGACGGCAATGACCCGCTGGCGGTCAAAGACGCGCTGGACGAGGCGCTGCGACGGGCCCGCGACGGCGACGGTCCCACTTTCATCGAGTGTGTGACGTTCCGGTTCCGCGGCCACTACTTCGGCGACCGGATGCCCTACATCCCCAAGGAACAGCTGACCGCGGCGATGGACGCCGACCCGGTGCCGAAATTCCGGGCTCGTCTCGCCGAGGCGGGCATCTGCGACGAGGCCGAGCTGGACGCCATCGACCAGGACGCCCTGGCGACTGTGGAGGCAGCGCTGCAGACCGTGATGGCCTCGGATTCCCCGTCGGTCGACGAGCTCGACCGTGACGTGTACGCAACCCCGATCAAGTTCCCGGTGTAA
- a CDS encoding DUF4286 family protein, which translates to MARGIIYLQTMPVSSDLEAEYHSWYNDTHLAEICSVDGIVSARRFAPTDGDGPFIAIYELDCDDLDGVVAKLGELGASGKMSSLQYLSLDPPPIPKVYREIGSYTK; encoded by the coding sequence ATGGCTAGGGGCATTATCTACCTGCAGACCATGCCGGTGTCGTCGGACCTTGAGGCGGAGTACCACTCGTGGTACAACGACACCCATCTAGCCGAGATCTGCTCGGTAGACGGCATCGTCTCGGCGCGCCGCTTCGCGCCAACCGACGGAGACGGTCCGTTCATCGCCATCTACGAGCTCGACTGCGACGACCTCGACGGGGTGGTCGCCAAGCTCGGCGAGCTCGGCGCCAGCGGCAAGATGTCGTCGTTGCAATATCTCAGTCTGGACCCGCCGCCAATTCCCAAGGTGTACCGGGAGATTGGGTCCTACACAAAGTGA
- a CDS encoding mycofactocin-coupled SDR family oxidoreductase: protein MSRVAGKVAVVSGAARGQGRSHARVLAAEGADIIAIDLCEDIDTNEYPLARPEDLDETARLVEKEGRRVVTEIADVRDRAALSAAIDRGVAELGHLDVVVANAGICPLTAGLPPQAFADAVDVDLGGVLNLVHASLKHLESGASIIVIGSNAAFMSSMNTSGIDGGPGGAGYAFAKIAAAHYVNDFARALAPFSIRMNAVHPTNVNTDMLHSAPMYRAFRPDLKNPTREDAEPVFPLVQAMPIPYVEPEDISEAVLFLASDAARYITGQQLRVDGGGFLKVKPWSGS from the coding sequence ATGAGCAGAGTGGCAGGCAAAGTAGCGGTGGTCAGCGGGGCCGCCCGCGGCCAGGGACGCTCACACGCCCGGGTGCTCGCCGCCGAAGGTGCCGACATCATCGCGATCGACCTGTGTGAAGACATCGACACCAACGAATATCCCCTCGCCCGGCCGGAAGACCTCGACGAGACCGCGCGACTCGTCGAGAAGGAGGGCCGGCGCGTCGTCACCGAGATCGCCGATGTGCGCGATCGCGCGGCGTTGTCCGCGGCGATCGACCGGGGTGTCGCCGAGCTCGGTCATCTCGACGTCGTGGTGGCCAACGCCGGCATCTGCCCGCTGACGGCGGGTCTGCCGCCCCAGGCGTTCGCCGATGCCGTCGACGTGGACCTGGGTGGCGTGCTCAACCTGGTGCACGCCAGCCTCAAGCATCTGGAGTCCGGCGCCTCGATCATCGTGATCGGGTCCAACGCTGCGTTCATGTCGTCGATGAACACCAGCGGCATCGACGGCGGACCCGGGGGAGCGGGCTATGCTTTCGCCAAAATCGCTGCGGCGCACTATGTCAACGACTTCGCCCGCGCGCTGGCGCCGTTCTCCATCCGGATGAACGCCGTGCATCCGACGAACGTCAATACCGACATGCTGCACAGCGCACCGATGTACCGCGCGTTCCGTCCCGACCTGAAGAACCCGACCCGCGAAGACGCCGAACCGGTGTTCCCGCTCGTGCAGGCCATGCCCATTCCCTACGTCGAGCCCGAGGACATCAGCGAGGCGGTGCTGTTTCTGGCCTCCGACGCCGCCCGATACATCACCGGTCAGCAGCTGCGCGTCGACGGTGGCGGTTTCCTGAAGGTCAAGCCATGGTCCGGCAGTTGA